TTGAACCTGTGGTAATTTTCGCCTTAAATCATCTAAATTTGGGCAATTTTCTGATTAGAACCGCTCTTGGAGTGCGTTCTCTTTGTCGGCAGTTATCAACGTTTAAGTAGGTGGGCGTGAATAAACGCCAGTATGTGAAAAGATGTAAAGAAGAGAGATAAATGGAGGTGAATCGGCGTATGGGATGTCGGCTGAGGATCTGGCTCACAACACAGGAAAAGCAAACCCTAGAAGAACTCAGGAGAGCAAAAAGCGTATCACAGCGCACGAAGGATAGAGCGGCTGTGTTATTACTGAATGCGCGAGGGTTAAAAAATGAGCAAATCGCCCAAGGACTGGGCTGGGCATTATCAACAGTACGGTACACGATTCATCGTTGGGAGAAAAAAGGATTGGTAGGATTGTGGGATAAACCTGGAAGAGGAGGAAAACCAAGATACTCGGAATCGGATTTAGTAGCGCTAGAAACTTATATTCAAACCAATCCCAGGAGTTATAACTCGAAACAATTAGCGACCATATTCAGGCAAGAGTGTCTAGTTAATTTGAGTCCCGACAGAGTAAGACGGGTACTCAAAAAAAGGGGTGGGTTTGGAAGAGATTACGGCCAAGTCCACCACTGCCGAAATCAAGTTATTATGAGTGTTTTAAACAAGCAGACTTATTAATGCTTAAGCTTTGGTCAGAGCAAGGTATAATCCGTCTGAAATATGCGGATGAAAGTGGATTTGAACGCACGAGCAACATAGGTTACAGCTATATTCGTCGAGGTGAACAACAGCATATACACCAACCGCGTCGAAGAGGGAAAAGGCTGAGTGCATTAGGGTTTTTACAACCCAAGAAGAGTTTTGAATATGGTTTAGTTGTCGGAGGGTTCAATAGCGAACGGTATGTCAAACTGATGGATTGGCAAGCCGAAAAAGCGGCAACACATCTGGAGAAAACGGGTCAAATAACCGTAATAATTCAAGACGGAGCATCATTTCATCAAAGCAAATCAGTCAAACAGCATTGGCAGCGTTGGCAATCGATGGGTTTATATTTATTCTTTTTGCCACCCTACTCACCACAAATGAATCGGATCGAAGATGAATGGTTACATCTGAAAAGAGATGAACTATCCAGCCGCGTTTTTGAAGATGAATATCTGCTGGCTATGGCATTAATTGCTGGGATTGAGAGCCGTGCTTTTCGATGCGGGTATGAAGTGGAACGGTTTAAATTCAGTTAAGTAATTAGGATGAAATTTAAGAGTTAGTTACCTAATTTGTCAGAAAAATTTCTGTCCGTATCAGGGGATAGAGTTGGGGAAAATGAAAGAGCGTGGTTACACCGCTCTTTCATTTTCCCCACGTCCAACCTAAGTATTTCCGTTTACACTGGTATTGCTTGAATTGACAATATCAGTGGTCAATTTACTGTGCGCGATCGCATTCATAAATTGGTGTGCCGATCCGATCGCTTGTTGTCTTTACATCTTTTCACATACTGGCGTTTATTCACGCCCACCTACTTAAATCACCCCAGTCGGCGGCACCACGCTGGCGGTGGCGCGTCAGCGCCATCCCTACCAGGTTTTTATTCAAGCTTTGCTTTTTGATCCCCGTAATTTCCGAGTGTGACAGTTGAGGGTGCCGAATGTGGGCTGTATTCGCTTTCTATCGAACTAAACCTAAATTCAGCAATTCTTGTGGCGATGCCAACACGTCAATTCCTACAAAGAAAATTTGACCTTCAGGATTGAGTAAGAAACGCCATGCCAGGTTGATACCGACCTTGTCGTCAAACCAGGGAGTTTGCACTTTCCCCGTCACTTTAATCTGGGTGAATCCTGCAACGGCAGGCTCAGAGACCCCTTGTTCTGGCAACAGCTTGAGTCCGTAGCATTCATCTCGCATATAGGCGAGAATCTTCTCCGGTCCTGCGATCGGCTCTTGGAAAGGTGGTTTCAGGGCACCTTCTGTCGCAAATAAAGCCACAGCCGCCTGGAAGTCAAAGGCGTTCATATTGTCCATGTAGCTCAGGACAGTCGCATTGTCGATGCCCTTAATGCTTACTCTGGTTCGAGGTGCAGCCTCTTTAGGGGCAATTACAGGTTCTTGGACTTTTGCAGTACCACCCGTTGGGGCATACCCCATGTTGACCACAACATCCTGGAATACGGTGAGTTGCTGTCCTCCTTCCAGTTGACGGATGGCTTGGAGCAAATCGGCTGCCTGCGCGGACAGTTTATAGTCTTTTGGAATGGGAGCCACGATTCCCTGTTTCATCCACTCGCTTAACTGATACCAGAAGCCCAACTTAACATTCGTGCCAAACGACGAATAGGTGCGGCAGATGGGCGTATCCGTGTGGTTGACCAGATCGCA
The Aerosakkonema funiforme FACHB-1375 genome window above contains:
- a CDS encoding helix-turn-helix domain-containing protein encodes the protein MEVNRRMGCRLRIWLTTQEKQTLEELRRAKSVSQRTKDRAAVLLLNARGLKNEQIAQGLGWALSTVRYTIHRWEKKGLVGLWDKPGRGGKPRYSESDLVALETYIQTNPRSYNSKQLATIFRQECLVNLSPDRVRRVLKKRGGFGRDYGQVHHCRNQVIMSVLNKQTY
- a CDS encoding transposase, producing the protein MLKLWSEQGIIRLKYADESGFERTSNIGYSYIRRGEQQHIHQPRRRGKRLSALGFLQPKKSFEYGLVVGGFNSERYVKLMDWQAEKAATHLEKTGQITVIIQDGASFHQSKSVKQHWQRWQSMGLYLFFLPPYSPQMNRIEDEWLHLKRDELSSRVFEDEYLLAMALIAGIESRAFRCGYEVERFKFS
- a CDS encoding orange carotenoid protein N-terminal domain-containing protein, producing MSFTIDSARSIFPDTQVSNSVPAIVQSFNQLSAEDQLALLWFAYTEMGLTITPAAMQVVNMVFAEPTLTEIKQMPARQQTQVMCDLVNHTDTPICRTYSSFGTNVKLGFWYQLSEWMKQGIVAPIPKDYKLSAQAADLLQAIRQLEGGQQLTVFQDVVVNMGYAPTGGTAKVQEPVIAPKEAAPRTRVSIKGIDNATVLSYMDNMNAFDFQAAVALFATEGALKPPFQEPIAGPEKILAYMRDECYGLKLLPEQGVSEPAVAGFTQIKVTGKVQTPWFDDKVGINLAWRFLLNPEGQIFFVGIDVLASPQELLNLGLVR